Within the Periophthalmus magnuspinnatus isolate fPerMag1 chromosome 7, fPerMag1.2.pri, whole genome shotgun sequence genome, the region CTGGTCAAAAAAAATGCGCCATGATAAACAATTTTTACTAGTTTTATTTATGCAATAATCCAGGATTATTAGACtggtataaatatatttaaaaaataatatttcaaatatatatCTCAAATATATTGAAACCAGCCATTTTGTGAGTTCTTCTGTAAAGAGCACATGTACAAATCTTTcactttatttacatttgacaCGTTTTCTAAGAGGAAGGTCTGTCTTCACTTCAAATCATTCATAAGATTGATAAGTTATGGAGCTATATTCTGCCAAACTCCCTTTCTCAGCTTGTATCCATATGAGGTTGccttaacaaaaatattaatagatttgtttagatcatttcagcacATCTAATCAACTTCAATGTTAGCAACTGTTATTAGCCTGACTGTATCACTCTCTTGTGCACCAGCAGAGGGAGTCCTTGTGCCCCACAATTTTGTATACACAACATAAAGCATTTGATAAATTCACTtatttttctaaacatgcaCATTGCTTCAAGTCAGACATGAAACCTTCTGTCCAAAAGAAGGTTCAAAATCCAAAAAAAATTCAGCTGGCACACCAGACTCAAATTCGGAGCACATTCTATATGGTGTAAACAGTGTAATGGTAACAGCCTAAGGGGCAATAACTTAAAGAATTATCATATCACCTTTCTAGGACCATGTACGTCTCAGTTTCACATCCGTTTGCCCCTGGCTGGAAAAGAACGCAACTGACTAACTTGAAAGAACCAATGATACAATTGCATGTTGCATTCGTATTAGTAAGACCAAATGAACAGAAAACAGTAACATTGTTATAAGCTGAAAAAGTCAGTGCAGCAGCATATCTCTTCTTTACAGTTTTGAGCTCCATGTTAGGCCCTGTCTCTGCCTCTAAAAAGGCACTGAGCTGTACTGAGTCAGGGCTGAGCACTGCTCTCACGTCTGCCTCTCATTATTTGGCTTGATTGTTGGGGCTACTGGTATGAACAGGTACAGAACCAGTTTGTGTTGAGGTACTTGTGTTGAAACAATGCGAGCAGTACCCAGCCTTAGCCTGAGCCACAACTCCTGACAAGCCATGGAATAGTGCTGCAGTGTTACAAAAACTCCCCATAGTTCATAGAAAAACATCTCTGGACATGTACAAACACACTAATGAAATTGGTAATCTGTCTGGAGAATAGTCTGGAGAAAAGGCCACATCAGAAGAGGTACTTCCGGCAGGAGTCGGAGCCGCAGCGACACTCCACCCTGAGCCTCTTCTTTGGAGAGCTCTTAGAGATGGGCAGGTCTGTTAATGTGATACTGGAGTCCAACCTGCTGCTCTCTAAATCCACCGGGTcaactgcacacacaaacaccagagggcagcagagagtcagagagacaTCGagaaaatcaaaacagaaaagaacatATACAAACTCCTAACCCTAGTAGTGGATTCATAATATGGgcttggatttatatagcaccttttaaCAATACCAAAGCACTTTATGATGGGTTTTTCATTCACTCTGTTCTTTTAAGTTACTATTATTGCCACAGCTCCTCTGAGGTAGTCTGACAGAAACAAAGCTGCTGATCTGAACCACTGGCTCCTCCAACCATCACCTAGTATTCagtcacacaccacattcatactagacaagGTGGGTGTagtatcttgcctaaggacacaacagtatggAATAGACCTACGGTGATCATCAGAAATCAaggcagtaaaaaaaatatttaaaatcaaaatattaagttaatcCACTACAAAAGACATTGTTTGTAGAAATCTAAACTGCTTATAAGCGCTAACAAAGAAATAAAGTTCATTGTGTAATATTTCACTCTTATGTCTCTACATTGCATCATTCTTTCTCCACACTCAGTGACTCAGGTTGTACGTTGCCCTGGTGCTGTCTGATAAGGGATATATAGCTGCCAATCTGCAAAACTGTCTTCTCTAAACACAGTCACTCACTTACACATCAGCACATGCATACTGCAATTTGTACTGGTTCAAACTGAAATCAAACTGATTTGAATGTTATGAGACACTGCTTTACTGAGTTGTAGTCTGATTGTAGGGAGCATACTGAGCAGGGCAGGACTCACTCTGCATCTTGTAGTCGAAGGTGAGTTCCTCTCCGGCGCAGATAGCTCGTGTGGAGAACAGGGCGATCCTGGGCAGCCGCTCGTCGATGTTGTCTATAAAGACGTTAAACACTTGCAGGTTTGGATTGCACTGGGGAGGGACACAGAGTTAGGATCACAGTTTTGggatcacattattattattttttaatcggTTTAACATTTAGGGCCCATTATATAccattttctaatctatgttatgtttcctcatcaaaatcatacctggagttgtgttttatttcattcagtcatgtttaacacacaatttttgcatatttatgccaagttcttctctcaaacaaaaaaaacactccttgtgatgtcatgtgttaatagaGGAAatatccactgtgttttcaaactccatacactagAATCCTTTGGATtctactggacaaaaagtaaaaggtagctgttgacttgaaaactacctcttcataaCATCTCAGgctggaatagagcattttgagctcccaatgtttttgatgaggtaccaacattataatgtggcttaaagctcacaagagtcactttagtgtaatataggagcatTAAGCTTCAATTAAACACTAAATAAAGTTTTGttgctaaactgtgtatatggtgttttaattgcaTTATCTATTGTCAATTGAGTGcggtggccactggaggcagcacacaatttcaagtacttgatgacatcacacagggtcgccctgattacagccaggcgtttctgattacaaacacctggctgcaagaGCTtggtttgaagtgtggatacccaTTAGACCAGAGGTGCCCAAACGTTTTTTTATGGAGGGCCACATCTCTAAACATATTCaatgcggagggccacagaccggtgATCAGTGTAGTGTGGtactttatacacagctttgacagagccactgtatattaataaggcttgaaacacattaatTTAGATCTGTATcacaaatgcaatgtgatgtttgagtttatagtggtagaaattgtttaatttgctgttaaaagtactgcttatgatcaattgggtcggttcagcaggaggcctaagggccaataaaaactagtctgagggctgcatttggcccccgggccatagtttgaacACCCCTgcattagaccaatcacactgtttcttatacctccagaccccgcccctcctcccctctcactcgcCCCTGTAGTCCTCCTGGTACTgctcagtttagcagctctattccAAAACTGGTTGTGGGCTGAGTTTAAATGTCTGTGCCACTTTAAAGTGGGACAACTTAATctttagatctgtgcaaacatattctgaaatgtgattcttatattagtttgtcaATTCATACTTCAGTCtatttgtcaattcttctggacttgtttaaaatgtgaactttggatttgctatttatgttttaagaagAGGATTCAATCTCAGTCACAATACAAATAGGTATTTTTCCCAGCCTTAGAGACTCTGATGTGTTCTGGACCTGACTGTGGCACAGCAGTGTCAGCTGTATACTTATTCAGCTTTTGATTACCACGCACATGCATCCTACTTTTAGTTTTAGCACATATATACAACATCAGgtagtgtgtttttaataaCAATTAGCAAaagatttacatttaaaacacttaGACTCATCTGGAtgacaggaaaaacaaaaatatagtcGAAAGAGCATTTTCTTCGTTCTTTTCttgaatgatttgggaaaaatatttaattgagCTTTTTctgaagttgatttttttttaaataggattgtttcatagttttacatgtccagaactgacaaaaagactaaggtatgaactgacaaactaattaaacaaaaaaaaaaaaaaatgcatcacaatcaaaacatgtacaaatctaaactacagcattagcagtttttatgcagaataaaacaacaaattgtgttgtttgtggagaaaattatggtacttcaaaaattgcagctttTGTAATTTGCCCATTGtcgacatttacatttttatattaattaaatTGTCCTTAATCTTGCAGGCCTAATTCTGTAAACCCCTGGGACAGTCCTGCCCAAACCCAGTTCAGGGTCACTATACTCACACTGTGGTTGACAAAGTGGGAGATGTTGCCATAGTGCGCGGCGTCCACCGTGTACACATCCTCCACATAGTCCAGGTCGAACAGGTATGTGGAGCCCTGGCTGTCGTACTCACGTCCGCGCTTCTCTGCCTCCTCATTAGTGATGATCTGCACAATGACAGACACAAGACTTTGTACACAATACCACAAAGACAGGAGAGTCAGTCACAGTCAAGCTAGGtcaattattaaaatgcaatacTCTGGAACATGTACTATGGTTGTTTTTGACTGCATAAAAATGTGGCCCATTTTTCAAGTGTCAGCCCTCCCATGTGCAGGCCTGTGTCTTCAGAATGATCAGGAAGAATATGTGCCTCAATGCCACTGGGGGTTAATGTCAGGAGTAGGACCTCTGTGAAGAGGACCAGGGACCACTCTTCAGACCTGCAGCCTCGACTACCCAGTGAAATCAGCATCCAGGGGCAGCTGCACTAGTGTGGAGGGATATAACCAGATCATAGTCAAGAACAGATGatgtaaacaatatataaacTCAAGAATATCTGGTGAGACGTGAAAGGTGTCAAAGCATGTAAGCACTCCTGCCTCACATCACAAAAGTTTAGATTCCAGGGCAAATCAGAAGGGTGTTTGGCAGTTTGGTTCTCCTAACTATAACAGATGGATCCCCTCAGCACGCATGCTGCAATGCCCTGCTCACCTCTCCAATGTACTCCATGACAAAGGTGTTCTTATTGATATGCTGCAGTGTGCGCACGCCCCAGCCGCGTCCATTGTCCGTCTTGAAGATGCACAGATCAAACTGGATGCCCTTCTGCACCACTCGGTTAGGACAGTCGGGCCCACACCTGCAGCGGGAGTTACACTCGTAGATGGGCTCCCCAGCTCGTACCCGCAGCCTCTGCTTTTCGTTGTAAGCAATGCGGTGCAGAGAGGCTCCCGGACAGCACCCATCTACCGGGTCCTCAATACAGTTCGTGCACTCACATCCCACAGCCATCTCGTCCAGCACGATGCCCGGGCCTGCCTTGTAGTTGTTAATGTAGGTGAAATTTCTGGGCGGCCCCTCTAGGTCCACGTCGTTGACCACGTAGATGCGCCCAGGGTGGTTGCTGGTGTGGTTGAGATGGGCTTGCCAGCGTTGCAGAGACTGCCGGAGTTTGGCTTTTTTGGCCAAGAGTGAGGAGATCTCTTTGTCCAGTCTGCGTGGCACACAACGCCTCTTGTGGCGTCTGAGCTCCTTCTCTAGGTCCAGGTGGAACTGCTTCATCAGTTTACGACACTTCAGGTTAGACTTGGGCTCCCACGTGTTCTCCGCCTCAGTAAAGCCCCGCCACTTCACCAGGTAGAACTCCTCCTCCTGGAACATGACAGTAGCTTTATTCAAGAGGTTCTGcatctctgctgctgctactgtgaGCTTTGTTTCTACTACTACAGAAGGCTTTTCAGAGCTGATTATTGCACTGTGTAATCTCGAAATTCATTTAGAATGGAGCAATATAATATCTCACTATAGTGACAGAGGAACACAATATATGAAGTTAACCTTTAAGAGTTTTAAACCAtattataacagtgtttccTCATTAGGTTACTCAATGCTGTATTTACCAGTAGaataattcatgcatgtttgagtaattctgcacTGTCCTACACCTGAGGTTTGAGTGCTCTAAAAAAATTGTTTGCAGAATCCTTGCCCTTTTCCCTATAGTAActtgtgttaaataaataaaaagtgctgCTTCTGGTAGTACCCAGGGTGCTACACAGTTCTAGTACTATACAGTTCTACAGTAGATTAGAGGCAAGTGCAGTTATATTGTTACCCTTTGTTCTCATTTTGAACCACTTCAAATATGACTTAGTCATATTTAAGACCTAATAGTCCAAATTTAGGCTTGATattgtcctgttttaggccCAGCTCAGCCATCAATGGCACAGATTTTATGTATGGCCTTATGGCCCAGCCGTGTCCATACCTTGGTCCTCTTGTA harbors:
- the LOC117373836 gene encoding histone-lysine N-methyltransferase SUV39H1-like, with the protein product MAENLKDCHVPCKMSWDEVETLCRLEELRCKDLGVSRANVHEYEVEFICDYKRTKEEEFYLVKWRGFTEAENTWEPKSNLKCRKLMKQFHLDLEKELRRHKRRCVPRRLDKEISSLLAKKAKLRQSLQRWQAHLNHTSNHPGRIYVVNDVDLEGPPRNFTYINNYKAGPGIVLDEMAVGCECTNCIEDPVDGCCPGASLHRIAYNEKQRLRVRAGEPIYECNSRCRCGPDCPNRVVQKGIQFDLCIFKTDNGRGWGVRTLQHINKNTFVMEYIGEIITNEEAEKRGREYDSQGSTYLFDLDYVEDVYTVDAAHYGNISHFVNHSCNPNLQVFNVFIDNIDERLPRIALFSTRAICAGEELTFDYKMQIDPVDLESSRLDSSITLTDLPISKSSPKKRLRVECRCGSDSCRKYLF